Genomic DNA from Gimesia aquarii:
AACCCTGATCACGACGGATCAACGCTTCCAAAATCCGGAAACGATGCTCGATGCCTATGCAGAAGCCTGGGCGTTTTCATACTTTCTCATCAAAACCAAGCGCAAGCAGTATGAAGCGTATCTGCGCCTGGTCGCAGACAGAAAACCTCTCATCTGGTCGACTCCAGAAGATCGACTAAAGGATTTCCAATCCATATTTGGTGATGATCTTGAACGCCTCAATCAACAATTTCTGCGTTACATGCGACAAATCAGTCGTTAGGTCAGGTTTTTCTCTTTGCAGCTTTTACTTTTCCGTCTATGGTGCACATACTTTGGGGCACACTCAAAAATGTTGCAGGTTCTCTGACGGTCATTTCAAAAGGATTGTGAGTGGACTTCTGCTTCAGAATCACATAGCGGCAAGGGGCACTCTTCATGTCAACTTCATTGAAACCGTCGGATGAACAGACCAGTGTGATTACGGGCTGTCTAATGCTGCTCACGATCTTCGCAATTGCCTTTGTGTTCTATATCACGAAAGCTGTTTTGATTCCGTTCGTCATCGCCATTTTTATTGCGACGATCGTGACTCCCCTGGTTGATTTGCTCGTATTGAAATGGAAGCTGCCTCATATCGTTGCGATTTCCGCCACACTTTTGCTCGTATTGTCGTCCGGATTTTTACTCTGTCTGGCTTTGATCTACTCGACACAGCAGGTGATTCAAAAAGCAGAAAGTCAATACAGCAAAAATTTAGGGATTTTTATTAGCTCGGCTTTCAATACTGCGAAAGAAGTCAGTGATTCTGATGAGCCATCCAAGATCAATAGTCAAGATTCTCGCGAGGAAGAATCTTCAGAAGCCGCTCCGTCTTCTATTGAAAATCCTCCACCGACAGTGGCAGAAAAACCGGAGACCAGTTGGTTCGATAAAATGGGCATCGATTTGAATAAGCTACAAATGGAAACGACCGCATATATGAAAGATGCTTTGAAATCAATTGCCTTTAGTACCATGCAAACGGCACTCAGTTTTACAACCACCTCATTTTTCGTTGCGATTTTTGTGATCTTTTTGCTGGCAGGACGTAATCCTCATGCTGTCATCAAGAACGTACTTTACCGAGAAATCGAACAAAAGATTCGCAGTTATATCTCAACCAAACTCATCATTTCTCTGATCACCGGTACGCTTGTCGGTATTACACTTTCATTGTTTGGCTTAGAGCTGGCGTTCGTCTTTGGAATTCTGACATTCCTATTGAATTTTATTCCTTCTGTCGGATCTTTAATCGCAACCTTATTACCAATCCCTGTTGCTTTTGCACAATTTTCCGGCAGTCCCTGGACGATTGCCGGTGTGATCTTAATTCCCGGTGCCATTCAAATGATTATCGGGAATGGCATTGAACCTAAAATCATGGGAGAAGGCCTCGAACTGCACCCCGTAACCGTTCTGCTGGCGCTTTCCTTCTGGACACTGCTCTGGGGACCAATTGGCGCCATCCTCGCTGTTCCTATCACAGCCGCCATTCGCATTGTGCTCATGCGGTTCGAATCGGGACGATCAGCCGGTAATCTCATGGCAGGCATTCTACCTGGTGAATCCTCGTCGCTTGCTTAAAGGACTAGTAACCAACTCATTTGATCGAGACATTATTGTTTGTGGCGGTTGTGCCCTCTTCAATCTCGACAGTGCCAGATACCAGATTGTCAGTGATCTGATTTTGGCCTCCTCCGTTCACGCGAATCGCAAAGTGATTAGAGCCCTCGGTGATTAAACAATCGGAGATGCGAGACTGCTTCACATTCTTAAAGAGAATACCGCCGTTCTCGCACTCGCTCAAGGAGCAGTTTGTGATGTTCATTCTCTCACAATTTTCAAGAATCAAACCCGCTCTGACTTCCCGCGTCTCTCTGATATTCAAACCGTTCAAGGTGCAATCGCTACAGTCCTGGAAGACATTGGCATCTTTTGTCTTGGCTCGGTAGTCAGGGTTGCGGTCGAGTAGATTTGCTCCCAATACGATATAGGAAGAATCTTCAATCAGCAGATTGTGTTCATAGGCCTGCCAGAGTGTATTGCCGGTAATCGTCACACCACGGGCATGTTTCAGGTGAATGTTGACAGCGACATCGCTCATGGAATTGTCAGCAATCGCAAAATTTCCAACCTTACGGGGGTCTTGTGGACCGTTGCCGACAAAACGCACGTTAGCGGAATCGGGTGCATTATGTGTGTGTTGAATCGTACAACCAAAAATAGCCCCTTCTCGCAAAGAGCCCTTAGAGACATCGAACAAAATATTAGCCGTTGGTGGGGTTTCTTGCCCCATGTTGCCTTCAATATCGCAATTTCCAATCTGAATATTACGAATTTCGCTTTCCCGAACGACAATCCCACCACCTTTGTTGTAACTGATGTGCGAATCAGAAATATTGACCTGATGCAAATTCAGCTTGTCCAGATAAATTCCGACTCCTTCATTTTCATACAGATGACAGTCGTCAATGGCAACATTTCGATTTCGTTCGTACAAATGAATTCCGTGTAAGGCACGTCGTACAACCAGCCGTGTAATCGTGATCTGCATTGTCTTCGTCGCAGCAACTCCAATTGCCTCCGGGTGTTTTCCCACGATTTCGATGCCATCCACCATCGGCGTCCTTTCTTTTTCCCAGACAACCGGGTTTACAGTTTTCGGACTTGCCGTGCCGCCATGAGTTCCTTTAAACAAAAAAGCAGGGCCGGCACCTTCCATCAAAATCGTTGCTGTGCCGTCACCCGAAATAGAAGTCGGACCGACCTTGTTTAAATCAATGACAATTGGTTTTGTTAATCGATAGCGGCCACGCGGAAACCACAATGAGCCAGCAGAGGCATTCACCATCTTCTGTATGGCCGCTGTGTCGTCTGTTTTACCATCACCGCGTACGCCGTAGTCGAGTACAGTCTTACAACTGGTTGGCTTGCGCTTCACAACTTGTTCTTGACTCAGCAAAATTCGGGAATCGTCATCTGAAAGCAGATAAAGACCGAGTAGTGAGAGCGGAATCAAACAAAGCATGGAAACGAATTTGGATTTCATGAGTAAGACTCTTGATGTTGGAGGTAATCAGGCAGGAGAGCAAAAACAGTATTGGCAGGCTTGATCATTAACAAACTTTACAAAGCAGCCTCTTTGAGTCTACGCAAGTCGGTATTAAGGATCAACTGATCGACCACAGAAAATAATTGCCTGTGTCTATGAACGGGTAGAGAGTTAGCCTCTGTCACGTTTGATGATAAACGGGCCGCGGTTCATCGCCGCTAATAATTTTCAAATAGCTTTGGTAGCGCTGCCGGGATATGAAATCGTTGGCGACCGCACGTTTTACACCACATCCGGTTTCATGTGTATGCGAACAATCCGGGAAGCGACATTGCGGGATAAAGGGACAAAAGTCACGAAAGAAACCTTCAACCTCTTCTGGAATCACATCCCACAACTCTAGCTGCCGGATACCGGGTGTATCTACAACCCAACCCCCGCTTTCGATTTCCAGTAAGACTGCTGAGCGTGTGGTATGTCGCCCTTTCCGATTCTCCTGGCTGATCTCAGCAGTTTCCAAAGTTAACCGACTGTCAATCTGATTCAGTAAAGACGACTTTCCGACACCGCTTTGTCCAGAAAATACAGATTGTTTCCCTTTGAGCAATGAGCGGAGTCGCGAAATCCCCGTCCCATCGACAATACTTGTTAACACAATATCGTAACCCATCTGAGCGTACACGCCGATCAGTGGTTGAAATTCGATCGGATCAACCAGATCAATTTTGTTGATGCAGATAATCGAATGAATGTTGCCCTTTTCCGAGCTGATCAGGAAGCGGTCGATGAGTGAGGGTTTAAGAGGAGGGTCATCGGCAGAAACAACAATCACTGCTTGATCGATATTACTGACGAGGATATGCTCCCGGCGTTTGCTACCTCTTGAGAGAGAAGAACGTCTTGGCTCTACTCGTTCGATGACAGCCTGATTTTCATCTCCTTCTGGCCTGATTAAAACATGGTCACCGGCAACCACGGCATTACGATCATCGCGTGACATGGTTCTGACGAGCCGTCGGACTGTGCAGTCATATCGAGTTCCCTCTTCTGACTGTACGATTGAGTTCAATCCTTGAGACTGGATAACCCGACCTTTGAGACAGGTACTTTCGTCAATGTCGATAACGATCGCGGTGCCGTCTTGGGTTTCCTGTTCCACTCCCATCACGGTACGGTGACGAGTCAGGTCGCCTTTACCTGATAGCCGTTCGGTTAAATCCATGTATTGAGAATCGATTTGCTCATCGACTCGGTGGCTGGAGAGTTTATTCTTTCGGACTTTCTTCTGGCGATTTTTCTTAAACGCAATCCGGATTTTTTTCCCTTTTTTCTTAGCCACAACAAACTCGGCTCCGTAGCCATCGTTGGAAATGGATCATGAATCACTCTGCTCGTCATCCAGGTCAATGAGAAATTTCAAACCGAGTTCGTCCTCGGTCATTTCCGATTCATCTTGAGGTAATTCAATCTCTTTTGGCTTCTGGGCGGGAGGTGCCATCGGTCGACGCGGTCGGGATTCAGGACTCACCAGGCCCGCTTTTTCCATCAGGCTCAATTCAAAGGGGTCATCTTCTTCAGGCGGTGGTTCATCGGATTGAGGAGTATAATTGATTTCAAATTCGTGCTTGGCAATTGAAAGTTGATCTCCAGGAAGTAACCATTTCATGTCACACCGCTCGCCATTGACTTTAATCCCGTTGCGGCTGTTCATATCCCGCACACGCCAATAGCCGTTGATAAACTCCAATTGGCAATGATGTGAAGAAACATTGGGGAACTTCAACGTGATATCACATCGACTACGGCGGCCAATCAGCAGGACTTCGGAAAGTAGCGGAATTGGGTCGCCACCTCCACAAGGGTTTAACTCACCTAACATTCGAAGTTTCCTGGAGCGTTCATTGTCTTACGATTCCGAGATGTCTTTGTTTGCCCGCACGCTATTAATCTATACCGTTGGTCAGCCATTATAAAGCCTTTCTCTCAAGAAAAGTCAGATTTTGGGGATTCTTCAAGCAACCTCAGTAGCCTATACTGGTCAATTCAGTAGCGGGAGTCGGCTGAGTGGTCGCTGCGAATTCTTCGGGATTCGTGGAGGAAAGTCCGGGCTCCACAGGGCACGGTGGTGGGTAACTCCCACCGTCCGCAAGGATAGGGAAAGTGCAACAGAAAGCAAACCGCCTGCCTGGTCTCCAGGTAGGTAAGGGTGAAACGGTGCGGTAAGAGCGCACCAGCAGGCCGGGTGACCGGTTTGGCTAGGTAAACCCCACCGGGTGCAAGACCAAGCAGGGAGCAGTGCTGGCTTGCCAGCACACGGATCGGCCCGATCCGGTATGACTCTCGGGTCGGTCGCGCGAGGCAGCAGGTAACTGTTGTCCCAGATAAATGACCACTCTCGACATAACCCGGCTTACAGGCTGGCTCCCGCTATTTAACACTCCCTCAAAGTTCTACTTTTCAGCACATCAGCCAGAGCTTTCCTGCTCCATACGGCCAAATAACCTCTGCTAATTCAACTATTTTGATCAAGTTGTCTTTATGAGGTCATTCAGGAGCATTGTGTATCAAAAAGATTGTAAGAATGTTCGTTCTGTTGAATAAAAGACAACACTCTGTGGTTTTATCCAGTTTTAATTTATTCTGTAAGCTATTTTATTTAAAAGGTTTACGTTGCTATATTTGATTTTGGCATGCGAAATGCTTTACTAATCATTTATCAAAGATAAGAAGCCACTTTCAAAAAACGAATACATTAAGGGAGATAATGATGAAAAACTTTACCATCATGTTCACTGCATTGGCCACAATTACTTTTGTTAGCAATACGAGCTTTGCAGCAACACCTTACTATCAACCAAACCAATCGCAAGCTCGACACTACAATAGCTCCAGCTATCGAAACTGGAATGACTATGATTCATACCGTAGCCGTGACTACTTAAATCGTTACCGAAACTTCAGCAATTACGACTATCTGTCAAACCGCTCAAACAGCCGCTCAAACTATTTTCGCTGTGGAACAGCACCATCCTATTTCCCTTCGTATTATCGAACGAATTATGGTTCGTTTCCACACAACGGCAATCGTTTCGATAACCGTTTTGACTATGGACACAGATATAATCAGTATCAGCGCGACTACAATTATGGGCGCTATGACTGGCGTGTAGGTCGCTAGGCTTTAAACAAAACACAACCCTTCACTCAGGTAATCATCCCCCCTGGTCGATTCATATTGGCTGGGGGGGCTTATTTATCACGGGGTTCATGCCAAACCTACTTGGGCTCCCAGTGTTTAAAAGCACTATTAGCTAAGAGATGGAGAGTCTGGTTAAGAATGGAAAATGCTTAATGTTATACAGTCAATAGACTTATGTGATTAAGTGTTTATCGATTTGTACCTTCAAATCATAAATGTCCGTCTAAAGTTCGTTAATCTGCCGCTTAACCCGCATAATCGAAACAGGTTTCGTAAACTGTATTCGCAAAGGTCTTAAAGTGAATGTGTCTGTATGAAAATTGGATTCTGCGCAGGAAATGACTCGTTATTACACCTGAGAGAAGATAGAATTAGGTGCTCAAAGCAGTTCTTTGAATTCCAGAACGAACATCAGGCGTACAAGGTGCGTCTACATGCTAAATCGTTATCGAAAACAAGAGATGTTGATCGATCGTCAATCTGTGGTTCTGTGACAGGATCAAACGACGGATTTTTTCGATCATTAAAACGAAATTTTAGAGACCATCGAAACAGAAGGGTGAGACAGTGGCCACTGCCAACGAAAAAAATACGCAAACTAAGACTATCAATGGAGCTGAGATTCTGGTTCAGGCATTGATTCGGCAGGGCGTGAAGACCATCTTTGCTTATCCTGGTGGTTGTAGCATGCCACTGCATCAAGCATTGATCAAAAATAAAGAAGACATCCGAACGATCCTTCCCCGCCACGAGCAAGGAGGCGGATTCGCCGCGCAGGGAATTGCCCGTACCACGGGTGAGGTTGGCGTTTGTATGGCGACCAGTGGACCTGGTGCGACTAATTTGGTAACGGCTCTGGCAGATGCCAAACTCGACAGTATTCCCATGGTCGCTATTACCGGGCAGGTTCCTCAGGCAGTCATTGGAAGTGATGCCTTCCAGGAAACTCCCATGGTGGAAATCTCACGTGCGATTACCAAACACCACTATATGGTGACCGATGTGAATGACGTTGCCCGTATTGTGAAAGAGGCATTTTTTATTGCCAATACGGGTCGTCCCGGACCGGTTCTAATAGACTTCCCCAAAGACTGTCAATTGGCCACACTCGATGAAGAGCCAGACTACGATCCCGAAACCTACCTGCCCGGTTATCGACCGGAATTGAGAAAGGCAGCTCCCGAACAGATTCGCCAGATTCTGGCAGCCATCAAACGTTCAAAAAAACCAATTCTCTATGTTGGTGGCGGCGCGATTATTTCAGATGTGTCTGAAGAACTAATCAAGTTCGCTCATCGTACACAAATTCCGGTGACAACCACCGTCATGGGATTGGGTGTTTTTCCGGGAGACGATCCCTTGTGTCTCGACATGCTTGGCATGCATGGGACGGTTTACGCGAACTATGCGGTTAACGAAGCTGATTTGTTATTAGCGTTCGGCGTTCGTTTCGATGATCGTGTCACCGGAAAACTGGAAGAGTTTGCTAAACATGGCAAGATTGTGCATGTTGATATCGATCCTTCCGAATTACATAAAAACAAGGAAGCACACATTCCCATCAATGCTGATCTGAAAAATGTTCTGGAAGCATTGAATGCTACCATCACCGATGATGATTTGCCTGAAGTTGATCAATGGTTGGCAAAGGTGAACGAGTGGAAAGAAAAGTACCCGCTGAAGTATCCTGAACTCGGCGATGTTCTCTCGCAGCAGTATGCGATTCACGAACTTTGTAATCAAACCAAAGCGAAAGATCCTTACATCACCGTAGGTGTGGGACAGCATCAAATGTGGGCGGCTCAATTCTATAAGTTTCAGAAGCCCCGCCGTTGGCTCAGCAGTTCTGGCTTGGGAACTATGGGCTTTGGCTTGCCTGCTGCGATGGGGGTTCAAGCGCAGTTCCCGAACGATTTGGTTGTTGACATTGACGGTGATGGATCCATGTTGATGAACGTGCAGGAAATGGCAACTCTCCATACAGAAAAGTTGCCTGTCAAAATCCTGCTGCTCAATAATCAGCATTTGGGAATGGTGGTTCAATGGGAAGACCGTTTCATGGATGGGCGTCGAGCTCACACCTATCTCGGTCCCGTGCATCACCCGGAAGCAGAGGGTAAGGGCGATGGCTCGCATGCCGAAGCGACGTATCCCGATTTTGTCTCCATTGCAAAAGGCTTTGGTTTGCAGGCACGACAGGTGCGCTCCAAAGCAGAGTACCCGGAAGCACTCGCCGAAATGCTTGCTTCAGACGGTCCTTATCTCCTGGATGTCATTTGCAGTTATCAAGAACATGTTCTGCCTATGATTCCCAGTGGTGGCACAGTCAACGATATCATTACTGAGTAAATTACTGTACTTCGGTTAAAATGTAATTTGATCCATCAGGAGTAATACTCATGCTCGTTGCGGCACAGATTCCCCAAGAACCTGGCTATCTTGTTGGCTGGGGTTCACTGGCGCTCATCAACGCAGGATTAGCACAGGGCAAAAATCGAAGTGGACTGGCATGGTTTCTCATTTCTCTGTTATTTGGTCCCGTTGCGACTTTCTTTTTAGTGGCATTTTGTGACAAGCTACCTGGCTCTGTAGAAAGTCAATAAAAAACAGCGTTCCGGGGTGGAGGAATTTCCCCTTGAAGCGATAAGATTAATAGACTCTGAGTTTTCATTCTGCACCATTGCGAGGAAATCATGAGTCAGCAGCGACAGATCGGAGTGACTGTATTACCAGAATATCTACAGTACGAAGGTATCGAGACTGTTCTTGATAATCTTACACAGAGAGCGGGAGTCACAGCGGTCTCTACCTCTCCTTATGTGATGCAACTGGCTGATGAGCAGACTGGGGTACGTGAACCACCGGCTGATGCAGGAGCTGGCAAAGTTCGCCTGCTGGATCGTCCCCTCTGGGAAGGGAAACGGGAGCTCTGGGTTAAAACGGCCCCTAGTTTTGTTCCCGATAAAACTCTCTATGCAGGTTTGCGGTACCAGCCAGCCGAACCTGATGAGCTTACACGACGTGAAGGACACGTTGTCGCTGACTTTGTGCAAGCTGCTCAGGCACGGGGTCTCGAAGTTTACTTTCAAGTCCAAGCCGCCATTCCACCAGGGTATCGCGTTCAATTTGGTGGTCCTCATGAGGAAGATATTCCCCGCTTGCCCGATGGTTCTTTGCCACGCAAACGTGTTGCCAACAACGGAAGTCTGGCGAGCCCGCATATCATTGAATATCAACATGCGTTGATTCGGGACCTACTCAACCGCTATCCTGAAATTGATGGATTACGTTTTGACTGGCCGGAATATCCACCTTACTTTCTGGACTCGGCGTTCTTTGATTTTAGCGCGCATGCCAAGCAGGCTGCATGTCGATTGGGATTTCAGTTTGATCAGATGCAAACTGATTCGCTGGCGTTATATCAAAAGTTACATGGTGGCTTAACAAACGATGACTTGGAGGCCATACTCTCCGAAGCAAATCAATCAACGAATTTCACAGCTTGGTTAAATGAGCATTATCCCGGAGCGGCTGCAATGCTGTTAATGAAAGCACAGCTTTCAAAAGAATTGCTGTCAGGTTTCCGTGCGACAATGAACGAAGTAAGTAATACGGAAGTTGAACTCGCTCCTAGTGCCTTCCCTCCCCCCTGGTCTCTCATTTCCGGAATGAATTATTCATTAGTCACAAAGTATTGTAACTCTGTAAGCGTTAAGCTTTATGGTATGCACTGGTCGATGATCTTGCGGTCTTATGGTGATCAACTACTGGCAGCAAATCCGGGACTCTCCGAATCTTTATTAGTCCGTGCGTTGTTCAAGTTGCTTGACATCGCTGATTCTGAACCGCCGGCGCAATTAAAGGATATTTATTATCCTGGGCCTGATGAACCTCATTTAACGGGGCCACATGCACAGGAACGAAAAATTTCGGCAGCCAGAAAA
This window encodes:
- a CDS encoding AI-2E family transporter, translating into MSTSLKPSDEQTSVITGCLMLLTIFAIAFVFYITKAVLIPFVIAIFIATIVTPLVDLLVLKWKLPHIVAISATLLLVLSSGFLLCLALIYSTQQVIQKAESQYSKNLGIFISSAFNTAKEVSDSDEPSKINSQDSREEESSEAAPSSIENPPPTVAEKPETSWFDKMGIDLNKLQMETTAYMKDALKSIAFSTMQTALSFTTTSFFVAIFVIFLLAGRNPHAVIKNVLYREIEQKIRSYISTKLIISLITGTLVGITLSLFGLELAFVFGILTFLLNFIPSVGSLIATLLPIPVAFAQFSGSPWTIAGVILIPGAIQMIIGNGIEPKIMGEGLELHPVTVLLALSFWTLLWGPIGAILAVPITAAIRIVLMRFESGRSAGNLMAGILPGESSSLA
- a CDS encoding right-handed parallel beta-helix repeat-containing protein; this encodes MKSKFVSMLCLIPLSLLGLYLLSDDDSRILLSQEQVVKRKPTSCKTVLDYGVRGDGKTDDTAAIQKMVNASAGSLWFPRGRYRLTKPIVIDLNKVGPTSISGDGTATILMEGAGPAFLFKGTHGGTASPKTVNPVVWEKERTPMVDGIEIVGKHPEAIGVAATKTMQITITRLVVRRALHGIHLYERNRNVAIDDCHLYENEGVGIYLDKLNLHQVNISDSHISYNKGGGIVVRESEIRNIQIGNCDIEGNMGQETPPTANILFDVSKGSLREGAIFGCTIQHTHNAPDSANVRFVGNGPQDPRKVGNFAIADNSMSDVAVNIHLKHARGVTITGNTLWQAYEHNLLIEDSSYIVLGANLLDRNPDYRAKTKDANVFQDCSDCTLNGLNIRETREVRAGLILENCERMNITNCSLSECENGGILFKNVKQSRISDCLITEGSNHFAIRVNGGGQNQITDNLVSGTVEIEEGTTATNNNVSIK
- the rsgA gene encoding ribosome small subunit-dependent GTPase A; translated protein: MAKKKGKKIRIAFKKNRQKKVRKNKLSSHRVDEQIDSQYMDLTERLSGKGDLTRHRTVMGVEQETQDGTAIVIDIDESTCLKGRVIQSQGLNSIVQSEEGTRYDCTVRRLVRTMSRDDRNAVVAGDHVLIRPEGDENQAVIERVEPRRSSLSRGSKRREHILVSNIDQAVIVVSADDPPLKPSLIDRFLISSEKGNIHSIICINKIDLVDPIEFQPLIGVYAQMGYDIVLTSIVDGTGISRLRSLLKGKQSVFSGQSGVGKSSLLNQIDSRLTLETAEISQENRKGRHTTRSAVLLEIESGGWVVDTPGIRQLELWDVIPEEVEGFFRDFCPFIPQCRFPDCSHTHETGCGVKRAVANDFISRQRYQSYLKIISGDEPRPVYHQT
- a CDS encoding FHA domain-containing protein: MLGELNPCGGGDPIPLLSEVLLIGRRSRCDITLKFPNVSSHHCQLEFINGYWRVRDMNSRNGIKVNGERCDMKWLLPGDQLSIAKHEFEINYTPQSDEPPPEEDDPFELSLMEKAGLVSPESRPRRPMAPPAQKPKEIELPQDESEMTEDELGLKFLIDLDDEQSDS
- the ilvB gene encoding biosynthetic-type acetolactate synthase large subunit; this translates as MATANEKNTQTKTINGAEILVQALIRQGVKTIFAYPGGCSMPLHQALIKNKEDIRTILPRHEQGGGFAAQGIARTTGEVGVCMATSGPGATNLVTALADAKLDSIPMVAITGQVPQAVIGSDAFQETPMVEISRAITKHHYMVTDVNDVARIVKEAFFIANTGRPGPVLIDFPKDCQLATLDEEPDYDPETYLPGYRPELRKAAPEQIRQILAAIKRSKKPILYVGGGAIISDVSEELIKFAHRTQIPVTTTVMGLGVFPGDDPLCLDMLGMHGTVYANYAVNEADLLLAFGVRFDDRVTGKLEEFAKHGKIVHVDIDPSELHKNKEAHIPINADLKNVLEALNATITDDDLPEVDQWLAKVNEWKEKYPLKYPELGDVLSQQYAIHELCNQTKAKDPYITVGVGQHQMWAAQFYKFQKPRRWLSSSGLGTMGFGLPAAMGVQAQFPNDLVVDIDGDGSMLMNVQEMATLHTEKLPVKILLLNNQHLGMVVQWEDRFMDGRRAHTYLGPVHHPEAEGKGDGSHAEATYPDFVSIAKGFGLQARQVRSKAEYPEALAEMLASDGPYLLDVICSYQEHVLPMIPSGGTVNDIITE